TGCCGTGTCCGCGCCGTCGCCGCCTCCGCCGCCGCACGCCGTGGCCAGGGCGAGCAGGGAGGCGGTGAGTACGGGTACGGCGAGTCGCCGGATGCGAGGGGTCATGGAACCCTCCTGGGTTCAGGCTGGGGGATGTCCGTGAGAGCGCTCTCTCAGTAGAGTCTTAGGTCTCACACCGTGTCGTCAACGGAAGTTGGATAACGATCCGGATTATTGAGAGAGCGCGTTCACGGCGTCTTTACGGGCGCGAGGAGGCCCGGACGACGAGCTCGCGGGCGGCCCCGCTCGCCCGCAGGTGGTCCATGAGGGCGGCCGGTTCGGGATGCGCAGGCGCCCGGTTCAGCAGCACCGAGTGCCCGGGTTCTCATCGAGGCGGGAGGCGCGGTGCCGCTCGTACTCGCGCCGCGACAGGGCGGGCTCGCGCGGGTGGGTGCGCCGATGCCGCTCGACGTACCGGTCGTACCCGGCCTCGCCGGTGAGCTCCCGGAGGTACCACCGGACGAGGCCGAGCACGCGGGTGAGCGTCACGACCGGTCGGACCTGGTGCCCACCGGCTCGCGCCCGTCCGGGTGTGCCTCCGAAGCGAACATGCCCGCCGGCACCGCCAGCTTCGACTCGACATACGGCGCCTCGCTCATCGGCAGAGGCTCGCGTGAGCGGATGGCCCGCAGGCACACCACCAGGGCGTTGCCGATGACGAGGATCACCAGGAGGGCGAACAGCGCGGCGAGCACGCCGTCCACCGTGGAGTTGACGACGACTGCGCGCATGTCGTCCAGGTTCTTGGCGGGGGCGAGCACCTTGCCCTGCTCGATGGCCTCGGCGAAGCGGGCGCGCTGGGCGAAGAAGCCCATCTTCGGGTCGGCGGAGAAGATCTTCTGCCAGCTCGCGGTCAGGGTGACCGCCGCGTCCCAGGCGAGCGGCAGGCCGGTGACCCAGGCCCACTTCAGCCGACCGCTCTTGACCAGAACGGTGGTACAGACGGTGAGCGCGACGGCGGCGAGCAGTTGATTGGCGATGCCGAACAGCGGGAAGAGCTGGTTGATGCCGCCCAGCGGGTCGTTCACGCCGGCCCACAAGAAATAGCCCCACGCGAGCACGACCAGGGCACTGGTGCCCCACAGCCCCGGCTTCCAGCCGACCCGGCCGAGCGGCTTCCAGACGTTCCCCAGCGTGTCCTGGAGCATGAACCGGCCCACGCGGGTGCCGGCGTCCACGGTGGTGAGGATGAACAGGGCCTCGAACATGATCGCGAAGTGGTACCAAAACGCCTTCATACCGTCGCCGCCGAGGACCGAGGAGA
The Nonomuraea muscovyensis genome window above contains:
- a CDS encoding YbdD/YjiX family protein: MTLTRVLGLVRWYLRELTGEAGYDRYVERHRRTHPREPALSRREYERHRASRLDENPGTRCC